A window of the Oncorhynchus kisutch isolate 150728-3 unplaced genomic scaffold, Okis_V2 Okis02a-Okis13b_hom, whole genome shotgun sequence genome harbors these coding sequences:
- the LOC109885255 gene encoding flocculation protein FLO11 isoform X4, with the protein MMRSTALFCLLSVSGLCYLTLSISPPQYHYISLQMNYSQAQTYCRDMYTDLATIYNSGDLDRLVQLVPNGTASVWIGLEFGDEFEWHWSLPDQRNIEFFNWRAAEPKQNNTQDSCAAMDPNGQWFEDNCQIKRGFVCFDGKNASNSHIFIDDSKTWREAQDHCRGTYTDLASIRSREENHHVQNMSLSQSMWIGLFKDPWKWSDGSNSSYRFWKTNQPNNFRGDQNCTSVILNDNKWNVQWCNISWGFVCHGEMKRPTTQMPPTTPPTATVLATAEQSTTDEVTPKLTTTHFVQIQHILLDLLPTSDQATTVGLPVQNTPSTPVPTTFTTTDQGSIEQLTTKHLTTEHGTTVKKPTTFNTTVNVTKQLTTERLTSDQATIVPVQSNISMPVPTSLISTEHASTEQLATEHLTSDPATPVPVQSNISMPVATTLTREQATTGYIPTSATFNTTVCVSTEHLTSDPLTTVPVQKPTTSNTTVRVLTEHLTSDQAITEPVQNTPSTPVPTRFTTTEQVSTEQLTTEHVTTQHETTVPVQSNISSSAPTTTEHASTEMLTTGYSTREEATTGYLPTSASASNVQNSPSTPVLTTFNTTEHVSTEHLTSDPLTTVPVQKPTTSNTIEHASPEMLATRYSIREKVTTGYLSTSASTVPVKNSPSTPVPNTFNTTELASTEMLTTEHLTSDLLTTVPVQNNPSTPVQTTFNTTEHASTEHLTSDPLTTVPVQKPTTSNTTVRVSTEHLTSDPLTTVPVQKPTTSNTTVHVSTEQLTTEHLTSDPLTTVPVQKPTTFNTTVNVTKQLTTERLTSDQATIVPVQSNISMPVPTSLISTEHASTEQLANEHLTSDPASPVPVQSNISMPVATTLTREQATTGYIPTSATFNTTVCVSTEHLTSDPLTTVPVQKPTTSNTTVRVSTEHLTSDQAITEPVQNTPSTPVPTRFTTTEDVSIEQLTTQHVTTQHETTEPVQNTPSTPVPTRFTTTEDVSIEQLTTEHLTSDPLTTEPVQNTPSTPVPTRFTTTEDVSIEQLTTQHVTTQHETTEPVQNTPSTPVPTRFTTTEDVSIEQLTTEHLTSDPLTTEPVQNTPSTPVPTRFTTTEDVSIEQLLAENQTTDQVTIGYLPKSASTAPVQNIPSSSVPDTFTTTKQVSTEQLTTQHVTTQHETTVPVQSIISSSAPTTTEHASNEMLTTEHVTSDPLTTVPVQSIISLSAPTSDPLTTVPVQSIISLSAPTTTEHASTEMLTTGYSTREEATTGYLPTSASASNVQNSPSTPVPTTFNTTEHVSTEHLTSDPLTTVPVQKPTTSNTIEHASPEMLATRYSTREKVTTGYLSTSASTVPVKNSPSTPVPNTFNTTELASTEMLTTEHLTSDLLTTVPVQNNPSTPVQTTFNTTEHASTEHLTSHPLTTVPVQKPTTSNTTVHVSTEHLTSDPLTTVPVQKPTTFNTTVNVTKQLTTERLTSDQATIVPVQSNISMPVPTSLISTEHASTEQLANEHLTSDPATPVPVQSNISMPVATTLTREQATTGYIPTSATFKTTVRVSTEHTSSDQAITAPVQNTPSTPVPTRFTTTEQVTTSYIPTSASTAPVQNTRSSSVQTTFNSTEHTSPEQLTTEHLTSGPLTTVPVKKPTTSNTTVRVSTGQLSTRLLTSDPLTTVPVQKPTTSNTTVRVSTEEATPERSTANQATTAYLPATTVPVGNTPSTPVPTTFNTTVHISTEHLTSDPVTTVPVQNSPSTSIPTTFNRTDQVSTEQLTTEHLNTESAPTVPFQSVISSSAPTTTEHASTEQLATEHLTSDPATPVPFQSVISSSAPTATEHASTEMLTTEHSTTEKVTTDFSPTRASNANVQNISSTSLPSTFNTTVHVSTEEATTKHLTTENVKHQSTTETADTEMQHSITQVTTEHTSALHITTVAETAPYSTTEPVSLSTVMPNEYSQGLSPGNLILIHENMTWNEALSYCREHHVDLVSITTELLQYWVTERAANATSSHVWVGLRFTCSFHFWFWIRSDAGCYQNWAPGHGSDSQQDCGIAGAVETTGRQQWVSLEENQRLNFICYKCSGDSGEGLIHP; encoded by the exons ATGATGAGGAGCACTGCACTGTTCTGTCTCCTGTCCGTCTCAG GACTGTGTTACCTGACTCTCAGTATCTCCCCTCCTCAGTATCACTATATTAGCCTTCAAATGAATTATAGCCAAGCCCAGACTTACTGTAGAGACATGTACACTGACTTGGCAACCATCTACAACTCAGGGGATCTGGATAGACTTGTACAATTGGTACCGAATGGTACAGCCAGTGTCTGGATAGGACTGGAGTTTGGAGATGAATTTGAGTGGCACTGGTCATTACCAGATCAGAGAAATATTGAGTTTTTCAACTGGAGGGCAGCAGAGCCGAAGCAAAACAATACTCAAGACAGCTGTGCTGCAATGGATCCAAACGGACAGTGGTTTGAGGATAACTGCCAAATCAAAAGAGGTTTTGTTTGCTTTGATG GGAAAAACGCTAGTAACAGTCACATCTTCATTGATGACAGCAAGACTTGGAGAGAGGCTCAAGACCACTGCCGGGGTACGTATACAGACCTGGCCAGCATACGGTCCAGAGAGGAAAACCATCACGTCCAGAACATGTCACTGTCCCAGAGCATGTGGATTGGTCTCTTCAAAGACccatggaagtggtcagatgggaGCAACTCCTCATACCGCTTCTGGAAAACCAATCAGCCTAACAACTTCAGAGGGGACCAGAACTGTACTTCTGTTATACTCAACGATAACAAGTGGAATGTCCAGTGGTGCAACATCAGTTGGGGGTTTGTCTGCCATGGTG AAATGAAGCGACCAACTACCCAGATGCCACCTACAACTCCTCCCACAGCTACTGTGCTTGCCACTGCTGAACAGTCAACTACAGATGAAGTAACACCTAAGCTAACAACTACCCATTTTGTGCAGATTCAACATATTCTTTTAGATCTTTTACCAACCTCTGACCAAGCAACTACTGTAGGCTTACCTGTTCAAAACACTCCATCTACACCAGTACCAACTACATTCACGACCACAGACCAAGGTTCAATTGAACAGTTAACTACAAAACACCTAACTACCGAACATGGAACTACTGTTAAAAAACCAACTAC ATTCAATACCACAGTAAATGTTACTAAACAGTTGACTACTGAACGCCTAACGTCTGACCAAGCGACTATTGTACCTGTTCAAAGCAATATCTCAATGCCTGTACCAACTTCATTGATTTCCACAGAACATGCTTCAACTGAACAGTTAGCTACTGAACACCTAACCTCTGACCCAGCAACTCCTGTACCTGTTCAAAGCAATATCTCAATGCCTGTAGCAACTACATTAACTAGAGAGCAAGCAACTACTGGTTACATACCTACAAGCGCTACTTTCAATACCACAGTGTGTGTTTCTACTGAACacctaacctctgacccactgactACTGTACCTGTTCAAAAACCAACTACATCCAATACCACAGTGCGGGTACTTACTGAACACCTAACCTCTGATCAAGCAATTACTGAACCTGTTCAAAACACTCCTTCTACACCTGTACCAACTAGATTCACTACCACAGAGCAAGTTTCAACTGAACAGTTAACTACTGAACACGTAACTACACAACATGAAACTACTGTACCTGTTCAAAGCAATATCTCATCGTCTGCACCAACTACCACAGAACATGCTTCAACTGAAATGTTAACTACTGGATACTCAACTAGAGAGGAAGCAACTACTGGTTACTTACCTACAAGTGCTTCTGCTTCAAATGTCCAAAACAGTCCCTCAACACCAGTACTAACCACATTCAACACAACAGAACATGTTTCAACTGAACacctaacctctgacccactgactACTGTACCTGTTCAAAAACCAACTACATCCAATACCATAGAACATGCTTCACCTGAAATGTTAGCTACTAGATACTCAATTAGAGAGAAAGTGACTACTGGTTACTTATCTACAAGTGCTTCTACTGTCCCTGTCAAAAACAGTCCCTCAACACCAGTACCAAATACATTCAATACCACAGAACTTGCTTCAACTGAAATGTTAACTACTGAACACCTAACCTCTGACCTACTGACTACTGTACCTGTTCAAAACAACCCCTCAACACCAGTACAAACTACATTCAACACCACAGAACATGCTTCAACTGAACacctaacctctgacccactgactACTGTACCTGTTCAAAAACCAACTACATCCAATACCACAGTGCGGGTTTCTACTGAACacctaacctctgacccactgactACTGTACCTGTTCAAAAACCAACTACATCCAATACCACAGTGCATGTTTCTACTGAACAGTTAACTACTGAACacctaacctctgacccactgactACTGTACCTGTTCAAAAGCCAACTACATTCAATACCACAGTAAATGTTACTAAACAGTTGACTACTGAACGCCTAACGTCTGACCAAGCGACTATTGTACCTGTTCAAAGCAATATCTCAATGCCTGTACCAACTTCATTGATTTCCACAGAACATGCTTCAACTGAACAGTTAGCTAATGAACACCTAACCTCTGACCCAGCAAGTCCTGTACCTGTTCAAAGCAATATCTCAATGCCTGTAGCAACTACATTAACTAGAGAGCAAGCAACTACTGGTTACATACCTACAAGCGCTACTTTCAATACCACAGTGTGTGTTTCTACTGAACacctaacctctgacccactgactACTGTACCTGTTCAAAAACCAACTACATCCAATACCACAGTGCGGGTTTCTACTGAACACCTAACCTCTGATCAAGCAATTACTGAACCTGTTCAAAACACTCCTTCTACACCTGTACCAACTAGATTCACTACCACAGAGGATGTTTCAATTGAACAGTTAACTACTCAACACGTAACTACACAACATGAAACTACTGAACCTGTTCAAAACACTCCTTCTACACCTGTACCAACTAGATTCACTACCACAGAGGATGTTTCAATTGAACAGTTAACTACTGAACacctaacctctgacccactgactACTGAACCTGTTCAAAACACTCCTTCTACACCTGTACCAACTAGATTCACTACCACAGAGGATGTTTCAATTGAACAGTTAACTACTCAACACGTAACTACACAACATGAAACTACTGAACCTGTTCAAAACACTCCTTCTACACCTGTACCAACTAGATTCACTACCACAGAGGATGTTTCAATTGAACAGTTAACTACTGAACacctaacctctgacccactgactACTGAACCTGTTCAAAACACTCCTTCTACACCTGTACCAACTAGATTCACTACCACAGAGGATGTTTCAATTGAACAGTTACTTGCTGAAAATCAAACTACAGATCAAGTGACTATTGGTTACTTACCTAAAAGTGCTTCTACTGCACCTGTCCAAAACATTCCCTCATCGTCTGTACCAGATACATTCACTACCACAAAGCAAGTTTCAACTGAACAGTTAACTACTCAACACGTAACTACACAACATGAAACTACTGTACCTGTTCAAAGCATTATCTCATCGTCTGCACCAACTACCACAGAACATGCTTCAAATGAAATGTTAACTACTGAACACGTGACCTCTGACCCACTGACTACTGTACCTGTTCAAAGCATTATCTCATTGTCTGCACCaacctctgacccactgactACTGTACCTGTTCAAAGCATTATCTCATTGTCTGCACCAACTACCACAGAACATGCTTCAACTGAAATGTTAACTACTGGATACTCAACTAGAGAGGAAGCAACTACTGGTTACTTACCTACAAGTGCTTCTGCTTCAAATGTCCAAAACAGTCCCTCAACACCAGTACCAACCACATTCAACACAACAGAACATGTTTCAACTGAACacctaacctctgacccactgactACTGTACCTGTTCAAAAACCAACTACATCCAATACCATAGAACATGCTTCACCTGAAATGTTAGCTACTAGATACTCAACTAGAGAGAAAGTGACTACTGGTTACTTATCTACAAGTGCTTCTACTGTCCCTGTCAAAAACAGTCCCTCAACACCAGTACCAAATACATTCAATACCACAGAACTTGCTTCAACTGAAATGTTAACTACTGAACACCTAACCTCTGACCTACTGACTACTGTACCTGTTCAAAACAACCCCTCAACACCAGTACAAACTACATTCAACACCACAGAACATGCTTCAACTGAACACCTAACCTCTCACCCACTGACTACTGTACCTGTTCAAAAACCAACTACATCCAATACCACAGTGCATGTTTCTACTGAACacctaacctctgacccactgactACTGTACCTGTTCAAAAGCCAACTACATTCAATACCACGGTAAATGTTACTAAACAGTTGACTACTGAACGCCTAACGTCTGACCAAGCGACTATTGTACCTGTTCAAAGCAATATCTCAATGCCTGTACCAACTTCATTGATTTCCACAGAACATGCTTCAACTGAACAGTTAGCTAATGAACACCTAACCTCTGACCCAGCAACTCCTGTACCTGTTCAAAGCAATATCTCAATGCCTGTAGCAACTACATTAACTAGAGAGCAAGCAACTACTGGTTACATACCTACAAGCGCTACTTTCAAAACCACAGTGCGTGTTTCTACTGAACACACAAGCTCTGATCAAGCAATTACTGCACCTGTCCAAAACACTCCTTCTACACCTGTACCAACTAGATTCACTACCACAGAGCAAGTGACTACTAGTTACATACCTACAAGTGCCTCGACCGCACCTGTCCAAAACACTCGCTCATCGTCTGTACAAACTACATTCAATTCCACAGAACATACTTCACCAGAACAGTTAACTACTGAACACCTAACCTCTGGCCCACTGACTACTGTACCTGTTAAAAAACCAACTACATCCAATACCACAGTGCGTGTTTCTACTGGACAGCTGTCTACCAGACtcctaacctctgacccactgactACTGTACCTGTTCAAAAACCAACTACATCCAATACCACAGTGCGTGTTTCAACTGAAGAGGCAACTCCTGAACGCTCAACCGCTAACCAAGCCACTACTGCTTACTTACCTGCAACAACTGTACCTGTTGGAAACACTCCCTCAACACCAGTACCAACTACGTTCAATACCACAGTGCATATTTCTACTGAACACCTAACCTCTGACCCAGTGACTACTGTACCTGTTCAAAACAGTCCCTCAACGTCTATACCAACTACATTCAATAGAACAGACCAAGTTTCAACTGAACAGTTAACTACTGAACACCTAAATACAGAAAGTGCACCTACTGTACCTTTTCAAAGTGTTATCTCATCGTCTGCACCAACTACCACAGAACATGCTTCAACTGAACAGTTAGCTACTGAACACCTAACCTCTGACCCAGCAACTCCTGTACCTTTTCAAAGCGTTATCTCATCGTCTGCACCAACTGCCACAGAACATGCTTCAACTGAAATGTTAACTACTGAACACTCAACTACAGAGAAAGTGACTACTGATTTCTCACCTACAAGAGCTTCTAATGCTAATGTCCAAAACATTTCCTCAACGTCTTTACCAAGTACATTTAATACCACAGTGCATGTTTCAACTGAAGAGGCGACTACTAAACACCTTACTACTGAGAATGTAAAACATCAATCAACAACTGAGACTGCCGACACAGAAATGCAACACAGCATTACACAAGTGACTACTGAACATACTTCTGCCCTACATATAACCACAGTGGCTGAGACTGCTCCATACAGTACTACAGAGCCTGTCAGTCTCTCCACTGTTATGCCAAATGAATACAGTCAAGGTTTAAGTCCAG GCAACCTGATATTGATCCATGAGAACATGACGTGGAACGAGGCCCTGAGCTACTGCAGAGAGCACCATGTTGACCTGGTCTCGATCACTACAGAGCTGCTTCAGTACTGGGTGACAGAGAGGGCTGCCAACGCCACCTCATCCCACGTCTGGGTGGGCCTGCGCTTCACCTGTTCATTCCACTTCTGGTTCTGGATCAGGTCTGATGCAGGCTGCTACCAGAACTGGGCCCCCGGGCACGGCTCAGACAGCCAGCAGGACTGTGGGATTGCAGGGGCTGTAGAGACCACCGGGAGGCAGCAATGGGTTAGTCTGGAGGAGAACCAGAGGCTCAACTTCATCTGCTACAAATGTTCTGGGGACAGTGGTGAGGGGTTGATACATCCCTGA